The DNA segment GCTAAAATAGATATATTATGAGCAACAAAAGAGATTATTACGAAGTGTTAGGTGTTTCAAAAAACGCTAGCGAAAAAGAAATTAAAACAGCTTACCGAAGTTTGGCTAAAAAATATCACCCGGATAAATTGAAAGATGGTACTAGTGATAAAAAAATGCAAGAATTAAATGAAGCATACGAAGTTTTATCTGATTCTAAAAAAAGAAGTATTTATGATCAATATGGACACGAAGCAACAAACGGACAAAATCCTGGTGGATTTGGTGGTTTTAGTGGATTTTCTAACTTTGCAGGTGGCTTTGGAGATATTTTTGAAAATATTTTTCAAGGTTTCAGAGGTGGTTCAAAAACTAATGAAAATCATCCAAGAAAAGGAGCGGATACTAAATTTGTTCAAGAAATTACTTTCATGCAATCTTTAAAAGGTGATACCCTCAAAGAAAAATTATATAAATATGACACCTGTTTACATTGCGGCGGAAGTGGTGCAGAAAGCAATGCTGATATTAAAGTATGTAGTAGTTGCGGCGGAAGTGGTTATAGACATAAAGTTATCAATAGTATTTTTGGAAGAATGCAACAACAAGCGGTTTGTGATAGCTGTCACGGAAACGGAAAACAGATTTTAAAGAAATGTACTTTATGTAAAGGAAATAAGTATGAAAAGAATTTAAAAACTGTTAATATTCCAATTTCAGCCGGAATTGAAGATGGAACTATTTTAAAATTAAAAGGTTATGGACAACCTGGTGTTAACGGTGGTCCTGCTGGTGATATGTATATTCAAATTGAAATTCAACCACATAAATATTTTGAACGCAAAGGAAATGATTTGTATCTAAATTACCCGGTTTCGGTTTTTGATGTAATGTTAGAAAAAGAGGTGAATGTTCCGAGTCCGTATGGTGAGATTAAAATTAAACTTAAAAAAGACTATCGATCTGGTCAAGTGCTAAGAATACCAAAAAAAGGAATTGAAAGCAAATACGGTAAAGGTGATTTAAAACTTACTTTAAACTTTATTATCCCGGAT comes from the Mycoplasmopsis mustelae genome and includes:
- a CDS encoding DnaJ C-terminal domain-containing protein — protein: MSNKRDYYEVLGVSKNASEKEIKTAYRSLAKKYHPDKLKDGTSDKKMQELNEAYEVLSDSKKRSIYDQYGHEATNGQNPGGFGGFSGFSNFAGGFGDIFENIFQGFRGGSKTNENHPRKGADTKFVQEITFMQSLKGDTLKEKLYKYDTCLHCGGSGAESNADIKVCSSCGGSGYRHKVINSIFGRMQQQAVCDSCHGNGKQILKKCTLCKGNKYEKNLKTVNIPISAGIEDGTILKLKGYGQPGVNGGPAGDMYIQIEIQPHKYFERKGNDLYLNYPVSVFDVMLEKEVNVPSPYGEIKIKLKKDYRSGQVLRIPKKGIESKYGKGDLKLTLNFIIPDLSKKEQKVVLNSLQEITDTTNEDFLKQVNRTI